In Hydractinia symbiolongicarpus strain clone_291-10 chromosome 15, HSymV2.1, whole genome shotgun sequence, one DNA window encodes the following:
- the LOC130628575 gene encoding uncharacterized protein LOC130628575, which produces MRFLLLLTTISIVGCGVIPEFNTSVEMQSERAMKLLLEGERVLLNCTGSVTWKQASKFNQSFYFHLKIMDLRTNQMLNTSKVVYKNDMPLIHHQWVSIYVSHQFYTPSRDYMCALESNFTGFTTKKATTSFVFKNPPRVPTNISYAIVSNNLYVFADSPYNELVRTTLDTKYAMSVRGNNCSHGSIEEWSLMETCTVSQMDMENTVICVVKEAKKLEKCSIVSIIIIIDQDGAAGLAVSQMFNIRNVKETEAFASVETIYNSSNQILVKLLDNTKLTKFHGISYKVKYWTKESTSEKKEIASTSRLIPVKDLFPNTCYYISAKFEASIYSTEDKIIANWTTPQLECTKVKAITDHPRNFTCQQVARPTGGSPAMLKLTWESPNIDTKIYGKIKSYKLSTVILLPHIRTNITLNATVAMSKEDDYQLYSNYDEYKFGRYVYYELSACNDVGCSDVFSRCSLKLSDPLPSVHKRIPLSILLSCLIPSITIVMLIIGAFISYYTKKEIAKDLEEPLTVTGKTNDAAEGNSSQESDVDGTSSGNNNNSVNKSVKKSNPRLPPQLTEEGNGRPDSYADDNITSANNKDKTLFVNATLNEREREMNRQRELQRELERERLLQKGSRSATNSPLKV; this is translated from the exons AGTTCAACACAAGCGTAGAAATGCAAAGTGAAAGAGCTATGAAACTACTACTGGAAGGGGAGCGTGTCCTTTTAAACTGTACAGGCTCTGTGACCTGGAAACAAGCTTCCAAATTTAACCAATCATTTTATTTCCATCTAAAGATCATGGATTTAAGGACCAACCAAATGCTAAATACATCGAAGGTGGTTTACAAAAATGATATGCCACTTATTCATCATCAATGGGTTTCAATATATGTATCCCATCAATTTTACACACCAAGTAGAGATTATATGTGCGCTCTAGAGAGTAATTTCACTGGATTTACTACTAAAAAGGCGACAACGagctttgtttttaaaa atCCACCTCGAGTTCCCACAAATATATCGTACGCAATAGTAAGCAATAATCTATATGTATTCGCTGATAGCCCCTATAATGAACTTGTTCGTACAACATTGGATACCAAGTACGCAATGAGTGTTCGTGGCAATAATTGCTCGCATGGATCGATAGAAGAATGGAGCTTAATGGAGACTTGTACAGTTTCGCAAATGGATATGGAGAACACGGTCATATGCGTAGTAAAGGAAGCCAAGAAACTTGAAAAATGCTCGATTGTGtcgattattattatcattgatCAAGATGGTGCAGCAGGGCTAGCAGTGAGCCAAATGTTCAACATAAGAAACg TAAAGGAAACAGAAGCTTTTGCATCCGTGGAGACCATTTACAACTCGTCAAACCAAATTTTAGTGAAGTTACTTGATAATACAAAATTAACAAAGTTCCATGGTATCTCCTACAAGGTTAAATATTGGACTAAAGAATCAACCAGTGAGAAAAAG GAAATTGCTTCCACCAGTCGTTTAATTCCTGTCAAAGATCTCTTTCCGAACACATGTTATTACATATCTGCAAAGTTTGAGGCATCCATATATTCAACGGAAGATAAAATTATTGCTAACTGGACAACACCACAGTTAGAATGCACCAAAGTTAAAG CGATTACCGATCATCCTCGAAATTTCACTTGTCAACAAGTAGCCCGACCAACTGGTGGCTCACCTGCCATGCTGAAGCTAACATGGGAG TCTCCTAATATCGACACAAAGATATATGGTAAGATCAAATCCTACAAACTTAGCACCGTGATTTTGCTTCCTCATATTCGGACAAATATAACTCTAAATGCAACAGTAGCTATGAGCAAAGAAGACGATTATCAACTGTATTCTAACTATGACGAGTACAAATTTGGTAGATATGTCTACTATGAACTAAGTGCGTGTAATGATGTTGGTTGCAGTGACGTCTTTTCAAGATGCAGTCTCAAATTGTcag ATCCATTACCCAGTGTTCACAAGAGAATACCATTATCGATTTTGCTCAGCTGTCTCATCCCAAGCATAACAATAGTGATGTTAATCATAGGAGCGTTCATTTCGTATTACAC caaaaaggAGATTGCTAAAGATTTGGAGGAACCACTAACTGTAACTGGAAAAACG AATGATGCAGCTGAGGGAAATTCGTCCCAGGAATCAGATGTTGATGGCACTAGTAGCGGCAATAACAACAACAGCGTCAATAAATCAGTCAAAAAGAGTAACCCTAGACTCCCACCTCAATTGACAGAGGAGGGTAATGGACGACCAGATAGTTATGCAGATGACAACATCACTTCGGCAAACAATAaagataaaacattatttgttaACGCAACTTTAAATGAAAGAGAAAGGGAAATGAATCGACAAAGGGAGTTACAAAGAGAACTAGAAAGAGAGCGTCTTCTACAAAAGGGAAGTAGAAGTGCCACCAACAGTCCCTTGAAAGTTTAA
- the LOC130628576 gene encoding uncharacterized protein LOC130628576 isoform X2, whose product MTKANLLLRHNSFKDYQSKECDEDNFYQLTDSNSNEYMFTNTESKHQVKLAKTRKVNGFKTNNDKDEISRPLTRKKSFARLGNALRDFQQKLSMRTNNKPDEKVDVNIEKMHKKCKRSLSLPAIVNEEKTSKKRTRKLSVFRKSPAPPKTPDTECNNNNDAIFTRMKNYRHKNPDQITEEERELELINKRRRGGRSRSAQLPRQEGIIIKEKLSRNRSLSADFEEVPTFQQLVALRLHSSKETQLCSTDL is encoded by the coding sequence ATGACAAAGGCAAACTTACTTCTCAGACATAACAGTTTCAAAGATTACCAAAGTAAAGAATGTGATGAAGATAATTTTTATCAACTCACTGATTCAAACAGTAATGAGTATATGTTTACAAATACAGAGTCAAAACATCAAGTCAAACTTGCTAAAACTAGAAAGGTAAATGGTTTTAAGACGAACAATGATAAAGATGAAATATCGAGACCACTGACAAGAAAGAAATCTTTCGCTAGACTCGGTAATGCCTTGAGAGATTTCCAACAAAAACTTTCGATGAGGACAAATAACAAACCAGACGAAAAAGTCGATGTCAATATtgaaaaaatgcataaaaaatgtAAGCGTTCATTGTCTTTACCAGCAATAGTTAATGAagaaaaaacatctaaaaaacgGACCAGAAAGTTGAGTGTTTTTCGTAAATCTCCCGCGCCACCAAAAACACCTGATACTGAATGTAATAATAACAATGACGCTATATTTACAAGAATGAAAAATTATAGACATAAAAACCCAGACCAGATCACAGAAGAAGAGAGAGAATTAGAGTTAATCAACAAGAGGCGTAGAGGTGGTCGGAGCAGATCTGCACAATTACCTCGACAAGAGGGTattattataaaagaaaaactatCGAGAAACAGAAGTCTTTCAGCAGATTTTGAAGAAGTTCCAACGTTTCAACAACTAGTTGCTTTAAGACTTCATTCCTCGAAGGAGACGCAGCTATGTTCTACCGACCTgtaa
- the LOC130628576 gene encoding uncharacterized protein LOC130628576 isoform X1: MTRYQWNRDFPEMTKANLLLRHNSFKDYQSKECDEDNFYQLTDSNSNEYMFTNTESKHQVKLAKTRKVNGFKTNNDKDEISRPLTRKKSFARLGNALRDFQQKLSMRTNNKPDEKVDVNIEKMHKKCKRSLSLPAIVNEEKTSKKRTRKLSVFRKSPAPPKTPDTECNNNNDAIFTRMKNYRHKNPDQITEEERELELINKRRRGGRSRSAQLPRQEGIIIKEKLSRNRSLSADFEEVPTFQQLVALRLHSSKETQLCSTDL; this comes from the exons ATGACGAGATATCAATGGAATAG agATTTTCCCGAAATGACAAAGGCAAACTTACTTCTCAGACATAACAGTTTCAAAGATTACCAAAGTAAAGAATGTGATGAAGATAATTTTTATCAACTCACTGATTCAAACAGTAATGAGTATATGTTTACAAATACAGAGTCAAAACATCAAGTCAAACTTGCTAAAACTAGAAAGGTAAATGGTTTTAAGACGAACAATGATAAAGATGAAATATCGAGACCACTGACAAGAAAGAAATCTTTCGCTAGACTCGGTAATGCCTTGAGAGATTTCCAACAAAAACTTTCGATGAGGACAAATAACAAACCAGACGAAAAAGTCGATGTCAATATtgaaaaaatgcataaaaaatgtAAGCGTTCATTGTCTTTACCAGCAATAGTTAATGAagaaaaaacatctaaaaaacgGACCAGAAAGTTGAGTGTTTTTCGTAAATCTCCCGCGCCACCAAAAACACCTGATACTGAATGTAATAATAACAATGACGCTATATTTACAAGAATGAAAAATTATAGACATAAAAACCCAGACCAGATCACAGAAGAAGAGAGAGAATTAGAGTTAATCAACAAGAGGCGTAGAGGTGGTCGGAGCAGATCTGCACAATTACCTCGACAAGAGGGTattattataaaagaaaaactatCGAGAAACAGAAGTCTTTCAGCAGATTTTGAAGAAGTTCCAACGTTTCAACAACTAGTTGCTTTAAGACTTCATTCCTCGAAGGAGACGCAGCTATGTTCTACCGACCTgtaa